The following coding sequences are from one Syngnathus acus chromosome 14, fSynAcu1.2, whole genome shotgun sequence window:
- the si:ch211-114c12.2 gene encoding serine/arginine repetitive matrix protein 1 isoform X1, producing MVRPHFGPPRIKPSRSYDGHGSGHREGNYSPNSKTRRDPHGHPGKPHANWSESRGRGRPPPDRRAPLMEDREPRFNNWRSHNQDSYQSYPPKMEPHHSQRRPPSSRPNRSPHAPHQSSARSPPRGPPGHRGPPPHGHSSSHRSPSPRRVRGHPGDKRPGPPPAFQGSFRDPKREPGFPQQEPRHRGPRGDVSPRERPFADSGHGKKRWNDAGAFSHPHNGQHGPPVPQRSPREMHGRGSCPERWSSEQDSRRQRGPMERQGGRPHSMESAKDLPRLPLFRPPPWKGGPPPSSSFHRSPPDRQLMGPPRKRRLSEVSMSSSIPPQDHSGPKYPRRERIPLLSIPRPFGGRPLSLRDRSFIFKGRQMRFEPPMRLRIPPPFRPRPHLGDMPPRGPPSSVLAIRKKRFQSDPVPLKRLQPRAQQSPDRDEDQAGRSLRETNTRKEQVESRRSLNTHRSSPVEKRDLVVVSHWAAGPSTSKEDSPSKDRSPKSKTDTSLSNPPTKADSRSQSPERKRGYLERRTFRPVNIIADRPFRRPGPMQRPKFLGPRKPGPEPSENFRRPLMENLVPRPFPNQKPVFRKSYSIMSKYRNMRVMRQRAPFNRGPPQQRW from the exons CAGATCCTATGATGGTCATGGCAGTGGGCACAGAGAAGGTAATTATTCCCCAAActcaaaaacaagaagagacCCCCACGGCCACCCAGGAAAGCCCCATGCAAACTGGAGCGAGTCGAGGGGTAGAGGTCGACCCCCACCCGACAGAAGAGCTCCACTGATGGAAGACCGAGAGCCACGTTTCAATAACTGGAGGTCGCACAATCAGGATTCCTATCAATCATATCCTCCTAAAATGGAACCACATCACAGCCAGAGGAGACCGCCTTCATCCAGACCAAACCGTTCCCCGCATGCCCCGCATCAATCATCAGCCCGCAGTCCTCCACGAGGGCCCCCAGGTCATAGGGGTCCTCCTCCCCATGGCCACTCCTCATCTCACAGATCACCCTCCCCGAGACGTGTTCGAGGCCATCCCGGCGACAAGAGGCCTGGCCCCCCACCAGCCTTTCAGGGCTCCTTCAGAGACCCCAAAAGAGAGCCTGGTTTCCCCCAACAGGAGCCGAGGCATCGAGGCCCCCGTGGGGATGTCAGTCCAAGAGAGAGGCCCTTTGCGGACTCTGGTCACGGCAAGAAGCGATGGAACGACGCCGGAGCATTCTCTCATCCGCATAATGGCCAACACGGGCCTCCGGTGCCTCAGCGGAGCCCAAGAGAGATGCATGGGAGAGGCTCGTGTCCAGAGAG GTGGTCATCTGAGCAAGACTCCAGAAGGCAACGTGGTCCCATGGAGAGGCAGGGTGGCAGACCCCACAGCATGGAGAGTGCAAAAGATCTCCCTCGGCTCCCCCTTTTCAGACCCCCACCTTGGAAAGGAGGCCCGCCGCCATCTTCGTCCTTCCACAGGAGCCCCCCGGACAGGCAACTGATGGGTCCCCCCCGCAAGAGGAGACTATCAGAAGTCAGCATGTCCTCATCCATCCCGCCACAGGATCACAGTGGCCCTAAATACCCCAGAAGAGAGAGAATTCCACTCCTCAGTATTCCCAGACCATTTGGTGGTAGACCTTTATCACTTAGGGATAGAAGTTTCATATTTAAAGGCAGACAAATGCGATTTGAGCCCCCCATGAGACTAAGAATTCCTCCACCTTTCAGACCCAGGCCGCATCTGGGTGATATGCCCCCTCGGGGACCTCCCAGCTCTGTTCTTGCTATCAGAAAGAAGCGCTTCCAGTCTGATCCTGTTCCCTTGAAAAGGCTGCAACCAAGAGCTCAACAGTCCCCCGACAGAGATGAAGACCAAGCCGGCAGGTCCCTGCGTGAGACTAATACCAGAAAAGAACAGGTGGAGTCTCGTCGCTCCTTGAATACGCACAG ATCTTCCCCCGTCGAGAAACGAGACCTTGTCGTCGTCTCTCACTGGGCGGCCGGCCCAAGCACATCCAAGGAAGACTCTCCTTCGAAAGACCGAAGCCCAAAGTCCAAAACTG ACACGTCTCTGAGCAACCCACCAACAAAAGCTGACTCAAGATCACAATCGCCAGAAAGAAAACGAGGATATCTGGAGAGAAGAACCTTCAG GCCAGTTAATATAATAGCTGACAGGCCCTTCAGACGACCTGGACCCATGCAA AGACCAAAGTTTCTCGGACCGAGAAAGCCTGGCCCCGAGCCGTCTGAGAATTTTCGACGACCACTCATG GAGAACTTGGTGCCACGCCCCTTCCCAAACCAAAAGCCAGTGTTCCGAAAAAGTTACAGTATCATGTCCAAGTACCGCAACATGAGAGTGATGCGACAGCGTGCGCCGTTCAACCGAGGACCCCCCCAACAACGCTGGTGA
- the si:ch211-114c12.2 gene encoding serine/arginine repetitive matrix protein 1 isoform X2, with amino-acid sequence MVRPHFGPPRIKPRSYDGHGSGHREGNYSPNSKTRRDPHGHPGKPHANWSESRGRGRPPPDRRAPLMEDREPRFNNWRSHNQDSYQSYPPKMEPHHSQRRPPSSRPNRSPHAPHQSSARSPPRGPPGHRGPPPHGHSSSHRSPSPRRVRGHPGDKRPGPPPAFQGSFRDPKREPGFPQQEPRHRGPRGDVSPRERPFADSGHGKKRWNDAGAFSHPHNGQHGPPVPQRSPREMHGRGSCPERWSSEQDSRRQRGPMERQGGRPHSMESAKDLPRLPLFRPPPWKGGPPPSSSFHRSPPDRQLMGPPRKRRLSEVSMSSSIPPQDHSGPKYPRRERIPLLSIPRPFGGRPLSLRDRSFIFKGRQMRFEPPMRLRIPPPFRPRPHLGDMPPRGPPSSVLAIRKKRFQSDPVPLKRLQPRAQQSPDRDEDQAGRSLRETNTRKEQVESRRSLNTHRSSPVEKRDLVVVSHWAAGPSTSKEDSPSKDRSPKSKTDTSLSNPPTKADSRSQSPERKRGYLERRTFRPVNIIADRPFRRPGPMQRPKFLGPRKPGPEPSENFRRPLMENLVPRPFPNQKPVFRKSYSIMSKYRNMRVMRQRAPFNRGPPQQRW; translated from the exons ATCCTATGATGGTCATGGCAGTGGGCACAGAGAAGGTAATTATTCCCCAAActcaaaaacaagaagagacCCCCACGGCCACCCAGGAAAGCCCCATGCAAACTGGAGCGAGTCGAGGGGTAGAGGTCGACCCCCACCCGACAGAAGAGCTCCACTGATGGAAGACCGAGAGCCACGTTTCAATAACTGGAGGTCGCACAATCAGGATTCCTATCAATCATATCCTCCTAAAATGGAACCACATCACAGCCAGAGGAGACCGCCTTCATCCAGACCAAACCGTTCCCCGCATGCCCCGCATCAATCATCAGCCCGCAGTCCTCCACGAGGGCCCCCAGGTCATAGGGGTCCTCCTCCCCATGGCCACTCCTCATCTCACAGATCACCCTCCCCGAGACGTGTTCGAGGCCATCCCGGCGACAAGAGGCCTGGCCCCCCACCAGCCTTTCAGGGCTCCTTCAGAGACCCCAAAAGAGAGCCTGGTTTCCCCCAACAGGAGCCGAGGCATCGAGGCCCCCGTGGGGATGTCAGTCCAAGAGAGAGGCCCTTTGCGGACTCTGGTCACGGCAAGAAGCGATGGAACGACGCCGGAGCATTCTCTCATCCGCATAATGGCCAACACGGGCCTCCGGTGCCTCAGCGGAGCCCAAGAGAGATGCATGGGAGAGGCTCGTGTCCAGAGAG GTGGTCATCTGAGCAAGACTCCAGAAGGCAACGTGGTCCCATGGAGAGGCAGGGTGGCAGACCCCACAGCATGGAGAGTGCAAAAGATCTCCCTCGGCTCCCCCTTTTCAGACCCCCACCTTGGAAAGGAGGCCCGCCGCCATCTTCGTCCTTCCACAGGAGCCCCCCGGACAGGCAACTGATGGGTCCCCCCCGCAAGAGGAGACTATCAGAAGTCAGCATGTCCTCATCCATCCCGCCACAGGATCACAGTGGCCCTAAATACCCCAGAAGAGAGAGAATTCCACTCCTCAGTATTCCCAGACCATTTGGTGGTAGACCTTTATCACTTAGGGATAGAAGTTTCATATTTAAAGGCAGACAAATGCGATTTGAGCCCCCCATGAGACTAAGAATTCCTCCACCTTTCAGACCCAGGCCGCATCTGGGTGATATGCCCCCTCGGGGACCTCCCAGCTCTGTTCTTGCTATCAGAAAGAAGCGCTTCCAGTCTGATCCTGTTCCCTTGAAAAGGCTGCAACCAAGAGCTCAACAGTCCCCCGACAGAGATGAAGACCAAGCCGGCAGGTCCCTGCGTGAGACTAATACCAGAAAAGAACAGGTGGAGTCTCGTCGCTCCTTGAATACGCACAG ATCTTCCCCCGTCGAGAAACGAGACCTTGTCGTCGTCTCTCACTGGGCGGCCGGCCCAAGCACATCCAAGGAAGACTCTCCTTCGAAAGACCGAAGCCCAAAGTCCAAAACTG ACACGTCTCTGAGCAACCCACCAACAAAAGCTGACTCAAGATCACAATCGCCAGAAAGAAAACGAGGATATCTGGAGAGAAGAACCTTCAG GCCAGTTAATATAATAGCTGACAGGCCCTTCAGACGACCTGGACCCATGCAA AGACCAAAGTTTCTCGGACCGAGAAAGCCTGGCCCCGAGCCGTCTGAGAATTTTCGACGACCACTCATG GAGAACTTGGTGCCACGCCCCTTCCCAAACCAAAAGCCAGTGTTCCGAAAAAGTTACAGTATCATGTCCAAGTACCGCAACATGAGAGTGATGCGACAGCGTGCGCCGTTCAACCGAGGACCCCCCCAACAACGCTGGTGA
- the si:ch211-114c12.2 gene encoding basic salivary proline-rich protein 2 isoform X3, translating into MVRPHFGPPRIKPSRSYDGHGSGHREGNYSPNSKTRRDPHGHPGKPHANWSESRGRGRPPPDRRAPLMEDREPRFNNWRSHNQDSYQSYPPKMEPHHSQRRPPSSRPNRSPHAPHQSSARSPPRGPPGHRGPPPHGHSSSHRSPSPRRVRGHPGDKRPGPPPAFQGSFRDPKREPGFPQQEPRHRGPRGDVSPRERPFADSGHGKKRWNDAGAFSHPHNGQHGPPVPQRSPREMHGRGSCPERWSSEQDSRRQRGPMERQGGRPHSMESAKDLPRLPLFRPPPWKGGPPPSSSFHRSPPDRQLMGPPRKRRLSEVSMSSSIPPQDHSGPKYPRRERIPLLSIPRPFGGRPLSLRDRSFIFKGRQMRFEPPMRLRIPPPFRPRPHLGDMPPRGPPSSVLAIRKKRFQSDPVPLKRLQPRAQQSPDRDEDQAGRSLRETNTRKEQVESRRSLNTHRSSPVEKRDLVVVSHWAAGPSTSKEDSPSKDRSPKSKTDTSLSNPPTKADSRSQSPERKRGYLERRTFRPVNIIADRPFRRPGPMQRPKFLGPRKPGPEPSENFRRPLMPVFRKSYSIMSKYRNMRVMRQRAPFNRGPPQQRW; encoded by the exons CAGATCCTATGATGGTCATGGCAGTGGGCACAGAGAAGGTAATTATTCCCCAAActcaaaaacaagaagagacCCCCACGGCCACCCAGGAAAGCCCCATGCAAACTGGAGCGAGTCGAGGGGTAGAGGTCGACCCCCACCCGACAGAAGAGCTCCACTGATGGAAGACCGAGAGCCACGTTTCAATAACTGGAGGTCGCACAATCAGGATTCCTATCAATCATATCCTCCTAAAATGGAACCACATCACAGCCAGAGGAGACCGCCTTCATCCAGACCAAACCGTTCCCCGCATGCCCCGCATCAATCATCAGCCCGCAGTCCTCCACGAGGGCCCCCAGGTCATAGGGGTCCTCCTCCCCATGGCCACTCCTCATCTCACAGATCACCCTCCCCGAGACGTGTTCGAGGCCATCCCGGCGACAAGAGGCCTGGCCCCCCACCAGCCTTTCAGGGCTCCTTCAGAGACCCCAAAAGAGAGCCTGGTTTCCCCCAACAGGAGCCGAGGCATCGAGGCCCCCGTGGGGATGTCAGTCCAAGAGAGAGGCCCTTTGCGGACTCTGGTCACGGCAAGAAGCGATGGAACGACGCCGGAGCATTCTCTCATCCGCATAATGGCCAACACGGGCCTCCGGTGCCTCAGCGGAGCCCAAGAGAGATGCATGGGAGAGGCTCGTGTCCAGAGAG GTGGTCATCTGAGCAAGACTCCAGAAGGCAACGTGGTCCCATGGAGAGGCAGGGTGGCAGACCCCACAGCATGGAGAGTGCAAAAGATCTCCCTCGGCTCCCCCTTTTCAGACCCCCACCTTGGAAAGGAGGCCCGCCGCCATCTTCGTCCTTCCACAGGAGCCCCCCGGACAGGCAACTGATGGGTCCCCCCCGCAAGAGGAGACTATCAGAAGTCAGCATGTCCTCATCCATCCCGCCACAGGATCACAGTGGCCCTAAATACCCCAGAAGAGAGAGAATTCCACTCCTCAGTATTCCCAGACCATTTGGTGGTAGACCTTTATCACTTAGGGATAGAAGTTTCATATTTAAAGGCAGACAAATGCGATTTGAGCCCCCCATGAGACTAAGAATTCCTCCACCTTTCAGACCCAGGCCGCATCTGGGTGATATGCCCCCTCGGGGACCTCCCAGCTCTGTTCTTGCTATCAGAAAGAAGCGCTTCCAGTCTGATCCTGTTCCCTTGAAAAGGCTGCAACCAAGAGCTCAACAGTCCCCCGACAGAGATGAAGACCAAGCCGGCAGGTCCCTGCGTGAGACTAATACCAGAAAAGAACAGGTGGAGTCTCGTCGCTCCTTGAATACGCACAG ATCTTCCCCCGTCGAGAAACGAGACCTTGTCGTCGTCTCTCACTGGGCGGCCGGCCCAAGCACATCCAAGGAAGACTCTCCTTCGAAAGACCGAAGCCCAAAGTCCAAAACTG ACACGTCTCTGAGCAACCCACCAACAAAAGCTGACTCAAGATCACAATCGCCAGAAAGAAAACGAGGATATCTGGAGAGAAGAACCTTCAG GCCAGTTAATATAATAGCTGACAGGCCCTTCAGACGACCTGGACCCATGCAA AGACCAAAGTTTCTCGGACCGAGAAAGCCTGGCCCCGAGCCGTCTGAGAATTTTCGACGACCACTCATG CCAGTGTTCCGAAAAAGTTACAGTATCATGTCCAAGTACCGCAACATGAGAGTGATGCGACAGCGTGCGCCGTTCAACCGAGGACCCCCCCAACAACGCTGGTGA